In Bacillus sp. Cs-700, one genomic interval encodes:
- a CDS encoding MoxR family ATPase, producing the protein MMSSSYQFDAYHPAVQQVIENIEKVMVGKRDVTELSLVALLAGSHVLLEDVPGVGKTMMVRALAKSVGAQFNRIQFTPDLLPSDLTGVSIFNQREMKFEFRKGPLLGNIILADEINRTSPKTQSALLEGMEEGNVTVDGETHVLPQPFFVMATQNPIEYEGTYPLPEAQLDRFLLKLRMGYPSPEEELEVLNRTEHAHPIDSIGTALELGELLDMQKKVKAVFVDESVKQYIIDIVSRTRNNTSIYLGASPRGSLSLMKACQAYAFMRNRDYVLPDDVKFLAPYVLSHRVILKSEATFEGQKPEEIIKEILHRVRVPIRREEKVK; encoded by the coding sequence ATGATGAGTTCATCTTACCAGTTTGATGCGTACCACCCAGCTGTACAGCAAGTGATCGAGAATATTGAAAAGGTAATGGTCGGAAAGCGGGATGTCACTGAATTAAGTCTAGTGGCGCTGCTCGCTGGTAGTCATGTGCTTCTTGAAGATGTTCCTGGCGTAGGAAAAACGATGATGGTCCGGGCGTTAGCGAAGTCCGTTGGTGCTCAATTTAACCGCATTCAGTTTACACCAGATTTACTGCCTTCAGATTTAACAGGGGTTTCTATCTTTAATCAACGCGAAATGAAATTTGAATTTCGGAAAGGGCCATTGTTAGGAAATATTATTCTAGCAGATGAAATTAATCGAACATCACCGAAAACACAATCAGCTCTTCTTGAAGGAATGGAGGAAGGGAATGTAACGGTCGATGGAGAGACACATGTTCTACCACAGCCTTTTTTTGTAATGGCAACGCAAAACCCTATTGAGTACGAAGGAACCTATCCACTTCCTGAGGCACAGCTTGATCGCTTTTTGTTGAAGTTGCGAATGGGCTATCCTTCTCCTGAAGAAGAGCTTGAAGTGCTGAATCGGACGGAGCATGCCCACCCAATCGACTCGATTGGCACGGCTCTCGAGCTTGGAGAGCTGCTTGATATGCAGAAAAAAGTAAAAGCTGTTTTTGTGGATGAATCGGTCAAACAATACATTATTGATATTGTAAGTCGAACGCGAAATAATACGTCGATCTATCTGGGGGCAAGTCCGCGTGGATCTCTTTCATTAATGAAAGCTTGCCAGGCGTATGCATTTATGAGAAATCGTGATTATGTTCTTCCAGACGACGTGAAATTCTTAGCGCCTTATGTTTTATCGCATCGCGTTATACTTAAATCGGAAGCGACTTTTGAAGGACAAAAGCCTGAGGAGATTATTAAAGAAATCCTTCACCGCGTTCGTGTACCAATTCGGAGGGAAGAGAAAGTGAAATGA
- a CDS encoding DUF58 domain-containing protein has translation MRDKLANNRVLKFLFLGLLFLFTFSYAMFQGGFVSWFLFYSFLPFGIYSLLLIFYPLQSIKMTRDISHTELTDGQELTVSIRIERKNYFPLFYLVVEDVLPERLISFAKESSSTYQKRSLALLLPMFRRNITYRYTVKSIPRGEYQFREIRCKTGDLFGFVQHENKVVREQAVYVLPNYQEISWSPYNQQLSGTRPSPRKADLDYSTAVSVRDYVPGDKLSWIDWKATARGSKLLTKQFEQQISQDYMVFLDRETAHYGRVESPLFEKAVRLAASVTNAALKQNAMIGLVSSGKDHSVLNINGGKAQRRRVFHHLARVQANGNTTFDTVVKREAHHFPAGTGVLMISPSLDGAFTSTLKELVARKVQVEFFFVTEHITLEQQAEINQLMQYGIKAHVIAGNSFNEELKGGGKRATS, from the coding sequence ATGAGGGATAAGCTTGCCAATAATAGAGTGTTAAAATTCTTGTTTTTAGGCCTCCTTTTTCTGTTTACCTTCTCCTATGCAATGTTTCAGGGAGGGTTTGTTAGTTGGTTTCTCTTCTATAGCTTTCTTCCTTTTGGTATTTATTCTCTCCTTCTCATTTTTTATCCACTTCAATCGATTAAGATGACGCGCGATATTAGTCATACCGAGTTAACAGATGGTCAGGAGTTAACAGTATCGATTCGAATTGAACGAAAAAACTACTTTCCACTTTTCTATTTAGTAGTAGAAGACGTGCTACCGGAAAGACTTATTTCCTTTGCGAAGGAGTCGTCGTCAACCTATCAGAAACGTTCACTAGCATTATTGCTTCCTATGTTTAGAAGGAACATAACTTATCGATATACCGTTAAATCGATTCCAAGGGGAGAATATCAATTCAGGGAAATTCGTTGTAAAACAGGTGATTTGTTTGGGTTTGTGCAACATGAGAATAAGGTTGTGCGCGAGCAAGCCGTTTATGTTCTCCCAAATTATCAAGAGATTTCCTGGTCTCCCTATAATCAACAGCTTTCGGGAACAAGGCCATCTCCAAGAAAAGCAGATTTAGATTATTCAACTGCCGTGAGCGTACGGGATTATGTACCTGGAGATAAACTATCGTGGATCGACTGGAAAGCAACAGCCCGGGGGTCTAAACTATTAACCAAGCAATTCGAACAGCAAATCAGTCAGGATTACATGGTCTTTCTTGATCGAGAAACGGCTCACTATGGGCGAGTTGAATCCCCTTTGTTTGAGAAGGCGGTAAGGCTTGCCGCTTCTGTAACAAATGCTGCTTTAAAGCAAAATGCGATGATTGGACTTGTTTCATCAGGAAAGGATCATTCTGTTTTAAACATTAATGGAGGGAAGGCTCAAAGAAGGAGAGTCTTCCATCATCTCGCACGCGTTCAAGCGAATGGAAATACAACATTTGATACGGTTGTGAAAAGAGAAGCTCATCATTTTCCAGCAGGTACAGGCGTGTTGATGATTAGTCCTTCGCTTGATGGAGCCTTCACCTCTACATTAAAAGAGCTTGTTGCTAGGAAGGTTCAAGTTGAGTTTTTCTTTGTTACCGAGCATATTACACTGGAACAACAAGCAGAGATCAACCAGCTTATGCAGTATGGAATTAAAGCGCATGTGATTGCGGGAAATTCGTTTAATGAGGAATTAAAGGGGGGTGGGAAGCGTGCAACAAGTTAA
- a CDS encoding transglutaminaseTgpA domain-containing protein: protein MQQVNEKTDWLYALLLYGLGFLLFWEWLRPLSIISDTGQTEIFILFTAFLFLLSYFQLPFWISFPIKGVAMVYALHAMFFPGPFFDFLWLDYFLSDFSRNIGLLFDGRFDSLSNVFRTFLFFILLWLISYLMQYWLIQTRRIFLFLLVTIVYISVIDTFTTYQADNAIIRIVVIGFVLLGLLQILRIQEQEGVSFSKGRFPVYWLMPLIVVIAFSSLFGYIAPKAEPLWPDPVPFLKKTTGDEGDGGNGNGINKIGYGEDDSRLGGPFVMDDTPVFTAQIKDRGYWRVETKDVYTGKGWESSVQDRVMFEGNTETLFEDGVEVEASDMKMNMTGNEEFDFIVHPGQVTKIETGQDVQFLENPLSGKVFTQNLGESVVLDNYNLDYDSPTFSEKMLRDAPVEYPERLANTYLQLPESLPGRIGDLAEEITSDEENPYDKARAIENYFVGNGFVYETSDVAIPGENDDYVDQFLFETQLGYCDNFSSSMTVLLRSIGIPARWVKGFTEGEFVDVAGDYREYEVTNNNAHSWVEAYFPEVGWVPFEPTRGFSNQADFVSDYNEGEASNTETPDPAQAEEEQPQQQEQMPEEQEATGSSSSSFEWSVWYTILITVVLLLLCYVAFKNYKKWLKSYIISKYKKRDDGKVISEAYFRLLWLLDLHGIKRGANQTLREYAVQVDQKLQTQEMKELTRRYEENYYRGKTNGDAWDEMKQLWENLIKKMQS, encoded by the coding sequence GTGCAACAAGTTAATGAAAAAACGGACTGGCTTTACGCTCTTCTCCTCTACGGATTAGGTTTTCTATTGTTTTGGGAATGGTTACGACCTCTCTCGATCATTTCAGATACGGGTCAAACGGAAATTTTTATTTTGTTTACAGCTTTCTTGTTCTTACTCTCGTATTTTCAACTGCCTTTTTGGATTTCCTTTCCAATTAAAGGGGTAGCAATGGTTTACGCGCTACATGCTATGTTTTTCCCTGGACCTTTCTTTGATTTTTTATGGCTCGATTATTTTCTATCGGATTTTTCTAGGAATATCGGGTTATTATTTGATGGCCGTTTTGATAGTCTTTCGAATGTCTTTCGAACGTTCCTGTTTTTCATTTTGCTTTGGCTTATTAGCTACTTGATGCAGTATTGGCTAATCCAAACGAGACGTATCTTTTTATTTCTACTTGTCACAATTGTCTACATCTCAGTAATTGATACGTTTACAACCTATCAAGCGGACAATGCCATCATACGTATTGTCGTTATAGGATTTGTGCTACTTGGTCTTTTACAAATCTTACGTATTCAGGAACAGGAAGGAGTTTCATTTTCGAAGGGGCGTTTTCCTGTTTATTGGCTCATGCCGCTAATTGTTGTAATTGCGTTCTCTTCTTTATTTGGCTATATAGCCCCAAAAGCTGAACCTTTATGGCCAGATCCCGTTCCTTTTTTGAAAAAAACAACTGGTGATGAGGGAGACGGTGGAAATGGGAATGGCATTAACAAGATTGGATACGGAGAGGATGACTCCCGTCTTGGTGGGCCTTTTGTAATGGATGATACGCCAGTTTTTACAGCGCAAATTAAAGATCGCGGATACTGGCGGGTTGAAACAAAAGACGTGTATACCGGAAAAGGATGGGAATCATCTGTTCAGGACCGTGTTATGTTCGAAGGTAACACCGAAACGTTGTTTGAAGATGGCGTGGAAGTAGAAGCCTCTGATATGAAAATGAACATGACTGGTAACGAGGAATTTGACTTTATCGTTCATCCTGGCCAGGTAACAAAGATCGAAACAGGACAAGACGTGCAATTCCTTGAAAATCCTTTGAGTGGAAAAGTGTTTACGCAAAATCTTGGCGAATCAGTTGTGCTTGATAATTACAATTTAGACTATGATTCACCTACATTTTCAGAAAAAATGTTAAGAGATGCACCAGTTGAATATCCCGAGCGTTTAGCAAACACATATCTTCAATTACCAGAATCTCTTCCAGGAAGAATTGGTGATCTGGCGGAAGAGATTACGAGTGATGAAGAAAATCCTTATGATAAAGCGCGAGCGATTGAAAATTACTTCGTCGGGAATGGATTTGTGTACGAAACATCTGATGTCGCTATTCCAGGCGAAAATGATGATTATGTAGATCAGTTTCTTTTCGAAACCCAGCTTGGTTATTGCGATAATTTCTCTAGTTCAATGACCGTTCTATTAAGAAGTATTGGAATTCCTGCGAGATGGGTGAAAGGCTTTACGGAAGGAGAATTTGTTGACGTAGCAGGTGATTATCGTGAATATGAAGTAACAAATAACAATGCGCATTCATGGGTTGAAGCGTATTTTCCTGAAGTAGGCTGGGTTCCATTTGAACCCACTCGTGGATTCTCTAACCAGGCTGACTTTGTTAGTGATTATAATGAGGGTGAAGCATCAAATACAGAAACGCCTGATCCAGCTCAAGCTGAAGAAGAGCAGCCCCAGCAACAGGAACAAATGCCAGAGGAACAGGAAGCAACCGGATCCTCTTCTTCCTCCTTTGAATGGTCTGTATGGTACACCATCTTGATAACTGTAGTCCTTTTACTTTTATGCTACGTAGCTTTTAAGAACTATAAGAAATGGTTAAAGAGCTATATCATTTCAAAATATAAGAAACGTGATGATGGTAAGGTAATCTCTGAAGCTTACTTCAGACTACTATGGCTGCTCGACTTACATGGTATTAAACGAGGTGCAAACCAAACGCTTAGAGAGTATGCTGTTCAAGTTGATCAGAAGCTTCAAACCCAAGAGATGAAAGAATTAACACGTCGTTATGAAGAAAATTACTATCGCGGGAAAACGAACGGTGATGCCTGGGATGAAATGAAGCAATTGTGGGAAAATTTAATTAAAAAGATGCAATCTTGA
- the guaA gene encoding glutamine-hydrolyzing GMP synthase: MLEEQESIIVLDFGGQYNQLIARRIRDLGVFSELHPNTITAEEVKKINPKGIIFSGGPNSVYGEGAPRCDEEIFELGIPVLGICYGMQLMTHHFGGSVEAATHREYGKAMLTINDKSPLYDGLPEEQSVWMSHGDLVKAPPEGFEVAATNPSCPVAAMSDVSRHLYGVQFHPEVRHTEYGNELLKNFVYKVCECKGEWSMENFIEEQIDTIREAVGNKKVLCALSGGVDSSVVAALIHRAIGDQLTCMFVDHGLLRKGEADSVMKTFGEGFEMNLIKIDAADRFLTKLKGVTDPEKKRKIIGNEFIYVFEEESEKLEDMSFLAQGTLYTDIVESGTATAQTIKSHHNVGGLPEDMKLDLIEPLNMLFKDEVRKVGTELGLPDEIVWRQPFPGPGLGIRVIGEITEEKLKVVRDSDAILREEIKKAGLDRDIWQYFTALPDFRSVGVMGDARTYDYTIGVRAVTSIDGMTSDWARIPFEILEIISTRIVNEVDHVNRVVYDITSKPPATIEWE; encoded by the coding sequence ATGTTAGAAGAACAGGAATCCATTATTGTCCTCGATTTTGGTGGACAGTACAACCAACTAATTGCGAGACGTATTCGTGATCTTGGCGTATTTAGTGAATTGCATCCGAACACGATTACAGCTGAAGAAGTTAAGAAGATTAATCCAAAAGGGATTATTTTCTCAGGTGGTCCGAACAGTGTTTATGGTGAAGGCGCACCGCGCTGTGATGAAGAAATTTTCGAACTTGGAATTCCGGTTCTTGGAATCTGTTATGGTATGCAGCTGATGACGCATCATTTTGGTGGAAGCGTAGAAGCGGCAACGCATCGTGAGTATGGTAAGGCTATGCTAACCATTAACGATAAATCTCCTTTATATGATGGTCTTCCTGAAGAACAATCTGTTTGGATGAGCCATGGAGATCTAGTGAAAGCTCCACCAGAAGGCTTTGAAGTAGCGGCAACGAACCCATCATGTCCAGTAGCAGCTATGAGTGACGTTTCTCGTCATCTTTATGGTGTTCAATTCCACCCTGAAGTTCGTCATACAGAGTATGGAAATGAATTGCTAAAGAATTTCGTTTACAAGGTATGTGAATGCAAAGGTGAATGGTCAATGGAGAACTTCATTGAGGAGCAAATCGATACAATCCGTGAAGCGGTTGGAAATAAAAAAGTTCTTTGTGCGCTAAGTGGAGGAGTGGATTCTTCTGTAGTAGCTGCGTTAATTCACCGAGCGATTGGTGACCAGCTAACATGTATGTTTGTTGATCATGGTCTTCTTCGTAAGGGTGAGGCAGACAGCGTTATGAAAACATTTGGTGAAGGATTTGAAATGAACCTGATTAAAATTGACGCAGCCGACCGTTTTCTTACAAAGCTTAAAGGCGTAACGGATCCAGAGAAAAAGCGTAAAATCATTGGAAACGAGTTTATCTATGTGTTTGAGGAAGAGTCTGAAAAGCTTGAGGATATGTCATTCCTAGCTCAAGGAACGCTTTACACAGATATCGTTGAAAGTGGAACGGCTACTGCTCAAACCATTAAATCTCATCACAACGTAGGCGGCCTACCTGAAGACATGAAGCTTGATTTAATTGAACCGTTGAACATGCTGTTTAAAGATGAAGTACGTAAAGTAGGAACTGAGCTTGGTCTTCCAGATGAAATTGTTTGGAGACAGCCGTTCCCTGGCCCTGGTCTTGGAATCCGTGTGATTGGCGAAATAACGGAGGAAAAGCTTAAAGTCGTTCGCGACTCTGATGCCATCCTTCGAGAAGAAATTAAAAAAGCAGGACTTGATCGTGATATCTGGCAATACTTCACAGCCCTTCCTGATTTCAGAAGTGTAGGGGTGATGGGAGATGCAAGAACATATGATTACACAATCGGTGTTCGTGCAGTAACATCTATTGATGGAATGACCTCAGACTGGGCTCGCATTCCATTTGAGATTCTTGAGATTATATCTACGAGAATCGTCAATGAAGTTGATCATGTTAACCGTGTTGTGTATGATATCACTTCTAAGCCGCCAGCTACTATTGAGTGGGAATAA
- a CDS encoding NCS2 family permease, whose amino-acid sequence MDRFFRFQENNTTYRKETIAGLTTFLSMAYILFVNPAVLADAGMDQGAVFTATALAAALGTLIMGVLAGYPIALAPGMGLNAFFTYSVVTVMGVPWETALAGVLVSGIIFIIITIFKIREMIINAIPMELKYAAASGIGLFIAFIGLQSAGIVQNNDSTLVQLGNLLAGPTLLAVFGLIITVILMVRNVTGGIFYGMVITAIVGMIFNQVPIPDGIVGSVPSLEPTFGVAFGHLGDLLTIDMLVVVLTFLFVDFFDTAGTLIAVATQAGIMKDNKLPRAGKALFADSSATVLGAVLGTSTTTAYIESSSGVAAGGRTGFTSVVTAGFFLLALFFSPLLAVVTPSVTAPVLIIVGVLMVSVLGNIEWKRFEIAVPAFLTIIAMPLTYSIATGIALGFVMYPITMVVKGEGKNIHPIMYGLFFVFIAYFVFLA is encoded by the coding sequence ATGGATCGTTTTTTTCGCTTTCAAGAAAACAATACAACATATAGAAAAGAAACAATTGCAGGATTAACAACGTTCTTATCAATGGCTTACATTCTATTCGTTAACCCAGCAGTATTGGCTGACGCAGGAATGGATCAAGGCGCCGTGTTTACCGCTACAGCTCTTGCTGCAGCTCTTGGTACTTTAATTATGGGTGTGTTAGCTGGATATCCAATTGCTCTAGCGCCAGGAATGGGATTGAATGCGTTTTTTACCTACTCAGTTGTCACCGTTATGGGTGTACCATGGGAAACAGCGCTTGCCGGGGTGCTTGTTTCAGGAATTATCTTTATTATTATTACGATTTTTAAAATAAGAGAAATGATTATTAACGCGATTCCAATGGAATTAAAATACGCAGCTGCGAGTGGAATTGGCCTTTTCATTGCATTTATTGGTCTTCAAAGTGCAGGGATCGTTCAAAACAACGATTCTACCCTTGTACAGCTGGGGAACCTTCTTGCGGGACCAACATTGCTTGCTGTATTCGGATTAATTATCACGGTTATTCTAATGGTCCGTAATGTTACGGGTGGTATTTTTTACGGAATGGTGATTACAGCGATCGTAGGAATGATCTTTAATCAGGTACCAATACCAGATGGCATTGTGGGAAGTGTGCCAAGCCTTGAACCAACGTTCGGCGTCGCTTTTGGTCACCTTGGTGATTTGTTAACGATTGACATGCTTGTCGTCGTTTTAACCTTCTTATTCGTTGATTTCTTTGACACGGCTGGTACGTTAATTGCTGTAGCAACACAAGCTGGGATAATGAAAGACAATAAACTCCCAAGAGCGGGAAAAGCTTTATTTGCAGATTCATCTGCAACAGTTCTTGGCGCTGTCCTTGGAACGTCAACAACGACTGCCTACATTGAGTCATCATCAGGAGTAGCGGCTGGAGGACGAACTGGTTTTACTTCGGTCGTAACAGCAGGGTTTTTCTTGCTTGCATTATTCTTCTCTCCATTATTAGCAGTCGTGACGCCTTCAGTCACAGCACCAGTGTTGATTATCGTAGGTGTTCTAATGGTGAGTGTACTAGGTAACATTGAGTGGAAACGATTTGAGATTGCGGTTCCCGCGTTTCTAACCATTATAGCGATGCCGCTGACTTATAGCATCGCAACAGGAATTGCGCTTGGATTCGTCATGTACCCGATCACGATGGTTGTAAAAGGGGAAGGAAAGAACATTCATCCAATTATGTACGGACTGTTCTTCGTGTTTATCGCCTATTTTGTATTTTTAGCATAG
- a CDS encoding nitroreductase family protein yields the protein MDRIFGSTKNETNADKKGFYEAVKARRSIYGIGKERVISDEKLQEVIEYAVKHTPSAFNSQSARVLVLLDENHNKLWNEITKETLRAIVPADQFEATEGRMNGFASGYGTVLFFEDQDVIKGLQEKLPTFADNFPKWSQHSSGMLQFVIWTAIEKEGLGASLQHYNPLIDDQVKEEWNVPSSWELIAQMPFGNPTAPPGEKEFQPVEERVIFHK from the coding sequence ATGGATAGGATTTTTGGTTCAACGAAAAATGAAACGAATGCAGACAAGAAGGGGTTCTACGAGGCTGTAAAAGCAAGAAGGTCTATTTACGGGATTGGAAAAGAACGCGTCATTTCTGATGAAAAACTGCAAGAGGTGATAGAATATGCGGTTAAACACACGCCTTCAGCTTTCAATTCCCAAAGCGCAAGGGTACTTGTTCTTTTAGATGAGAACCACAATAAACTCTGGAATGAGATTACAAAAGAGACGCTTCGCGCTATCGTTCCTGCAGATCAGTTTGAGGCGACTGAAGGCCGTATGAACGGATTCGCAAGTGGGTATGGTACGGTTCTTTTCTTTGAAGATCAAGATGTCATTAAGGGGCTTCAAGAAAAACTGCCAACATTTGCTGACAATTTTCCGAAGTGGTCACAGCATTCTTCTGGTATGCTTCAGTTTGTGATCTGGACAGCAATAGAAAAAGAAGGACTGGGTGCTTCTCTTCAGCATTACAATCCATTAATTGACGATCAAGTAAAAGAAGAATGGAATGTACCTTCTAGCTGGGAACTTATTGCACAAATGCCTTTTGGCAATCCAACGGCACCTCCAGGAGAGAAAGAATTTCAGCCAGTAGAAGAACGAGTGATTTTTCATAAGTAA
- a CDS encoding urease subunit gamma: MKLMAREQEKLMIVVAADLARRRQARGLKLNYPEATAIITYEVLEGARDGKSVAELMQYGRKILAREDVMEGVAEMISDIQVEATFQDGTKLVTVHDPII, translated from the coding sequence TTGAAGCTAATGGCGAGAGAACAGGAGAAGCTAATGATTGTCGTAGCTGCAGATTTAGCTAGGAGACGACAGGCTAGAGGGTTAAAGCTTAATTATCCAGAAGCAACTGCGATTATTACATATGAAGTGCTTGAGGGAGCAAGAGATGGAAAGAGTGTTGCAGAATTGATGCAGTATGGCCGGAAGATTCTTGCTAGAGAAGATGTCATGGAAGGTGTCGCGGAAATGATTTCAGATATACAGGTAGAGGCTACCTTTCAGGATGGTACCAAATTAGTGACTGTTCATGATCCAATCATATGA
- a CDS encoding urease subunit beta, translating into MVPGEYKLKLDPIVCNEEKETTEIEVTNVGDRPVQIGSHFHFYEVNDALRFDRDRAFGMHLNIAAGTAVRFEPGDAKEVTLVGFSGDRKVFGLNNRTNGSLDREVNR; encoded by the coding sequence TTGGTTCCAGGTGAATACAAGTTAAAGTTAGATCCAATTGTTTGTAACGAAGAGAAGGAAACTACTGAGATAGAAGTGACAAACGTTGGTGATCGGCCTGTTCAAATTGGCTCTCATTTTCATTTTTATGAAGTGAATGATGCGTTAAGGTTTGATCGTGATCGTGCTTTTGGTATGCATTTAAATATTGCCGCAGGTACCGCTGTTCGGTTTGAACCAGGTGATGCAAAAGAAGTGACGTTAGTTGGATTTTCAGGTGATCGAAAGGTGTTCGGACTTAATAATCGAACGAACGGTTCGTTAGATCGAGAGGTGAATCGATGA
- the ureC gene encoding urease subunit alpha, translated as MSFELSRKAYSDMFGPTVGDQVRLADTELFIEVERDETTYGDEVKFGGGKVIRDGMGQHPLATRAKSVDLVVTNALIVDYTGIYKADIGVKDGRIISIGKAGNPYLMDNVDIVVGASTEVIAAEGMIVTAGGIDSHIHFICPQLIETAIESGITTMLGGGTGPATGTNATTCTPGEWNIHRMLESAEAFPVNLGFLGKGNASGQEALKEQIEAGAIGLKLHEDWGTTAASINTALTVADQYDVQVAIHTDTLNEGGFVEDTLNAIDGRVIHTYHTEGAGGGHAPDIIKAASYEHILPSSTNPTRPFTMNTIAEHLDMLMVCHHLDSSVPEDVAFADSRIRKETIAAEDILHDMGVFSIISSDSQAMGRVGEVISRTWQTADKMKKQRGAVPKDDDNDNERVKRYIAKYTINPAIAHGISEEVGSIEVGKLADFVLWKPAFFGVKPEQIVKGGMIAWSVMGDPNASIPTPQPALYRPMFGQFGKAKSQTSITFLSQAAIEKGVYEKLGLQKIIKPVKNIRKLRKKDMKYNGETPDIQVDPETYEVVVDGELITCEPATSVPLAQRYFLF; from the coding sequence ATGAGTTTTGAACTTTCAAGAAAAGCTTATTCGGATATGTTTGGTCCGACAGTTGGTGATCAAGTTCGATTAGCAGATACAGAGTTATTTATTGAAGTAGAACGAGATGAAACAACCTATGGTGATGAAGTGAAGTTCGGTGGGGGAAAGGTGATTCGAGATGGTATGGGGCAGCATCCGCTCGCTACACGAGCTAAGTCTGTCGATCTAGTCGTAACCAATGCTCTCATTGTTGATTATACCGGCATTTATAAAGCTGACATCGGAGTGAAGGATGGTCGTATTATTTCGATTGGTAAGGCCGGTAATCCGTATTTAATGGATAATGTTGATATTGTGGTTGGTGCTTCTACAGAAGTGATTGCTGCTGAGGGAATGATTGTTACGGCGGGGGGAATCGATTCTCACATTCATTTTATTTGTCCCCAATTAATTGAGACAGCGATCGAGTCTGGTATTACGACGATGCTGGGAGGAGGAACGGGACCAGCGACAGGAACGAATGCGACTACATGTACACCTGGTGAATGGAATATTCATCGTATGCTTGAGTCGGCAGAAGCGTTTCCTGTGAATCTTGGCTTTCTAGGCAAAGGCAATGCTTCAGGGCAAGAGGCATTAAAGGAACAGATTGAGGCAGGGGCTATTGGGTTGAAGCTTCATGAGGATTGGGGGACCACAGCTGCTTCCATCAATACGGCATTGACGGTAGCTGATCAGTACGATGTTCAAGTAGCGATCCATACGGACACCTTAAACGAAGGTGGATTCGTAGAAGATACGCTGAATGCCATTGATGGTAGGGTTATCCATACGTATCATACAGAAGGAGCAGGTGGTGGGCATGCGCCGGATATTATAAAAGCCGCTTCATATGAACATATCCTCCCGTCCTCTACTAACCCAACACGGCCTTTTACAATGAATACAATCGCAGAGCACCTGGATATGCTGATGGTTTGCCATCATCTTGATTCTTCTGTACCAGAGGATGTTGCTTTTGCGGACTCGAGAATTAGGAAAGAAACCATTGCAGCAGAAGATATTCTGCATGATATGGGAGTCTTTAGCATCATTAGCTCAGACTCGCAAGCAATGGGGAGAGTTGGAGAAGTGATATCTAGAACGTGGCAGACGGCAGATAAGATGAAAAAGCAGCGCGGTGCGGTGCCTAAAGATGATGACAATGATAACGAACGTGTGAAACGTTATATAGCGAAATATACAATTAATCCAGCGATTGCGCATGGCATTTCAGAGGAAGTTGGGTCCATTGAAGTGGGAAAGTTAGCAGATTTCGTTCTATGGAAGCCGGCCTTTTTCGGCGTAAAGCCGGAGCAAATCGTTAAAGGCGGAATGATTGCGTGGAGCGTGATGGGAGACCCAAATGCTTCGATTCCTACTCCACAGCCAGCTCTCTATCGACCGATGTTTGGACAATTTGGAAAAGCGAAATCACAAACATCGATTACCTTTTTATCTCAAGCTGCCATTGAAAAAGGGGTTTATGAAAAGCTTGGACTACAAAAAATTATCAAACCGGTGAAAAATATTCGTAAGCTTCGAAAAAAAGATATGAAATACAATGGCGAAACGCCGGATATTCAAGTTGATCCAGAGACATATGAAGTGGTCGTAGATGGTGAACTGATCACCTGTGAACCTGCGACAAGTGTACCACTTGCCCAACGATACTTTTTATTTTGA
- a CDS encoding urease accessory protein UreE has translation MIISEIKGNIHEEKGALPHLERVYLRSDELVKRIQRVKTDHGKELGIKLSVPKDLVDGDILYRTGENMIVVSVLEDEVIVIQPDSLKQMGEVAHMLGNRHLPAQFEGSEMIVQHDYLVVRLLTDMNVRHVIEERKMKEAFKYIGHD, from the coding sequence ATGATCATTAGTGAAATCAAGGGGAACATTCATGAAGAAAAAGGAGCTTTGCCACACTTAGAAAGAGTGTATTTGCGAAGTGATGAGCTTGTGAAACGAATTCAGCGTGTAAAAACAGATCATGGGAAAGAGCTTGGTATTAAGTTGTCCGTACCAAAAGATTTGGTAGACGGCGACATTCTTTATCGAACAGGAGAAAATATGATAGTGGTCAGTGTCCTTGAGGATGAAGTAATTGTGATTCAGCCTGATTCCTTAAAACAAATGGGAGAAGTAGCGCATATGCTCGGCAACCGGCATTTGCCAGCACAATTTGAGGGGAGCGAAATGATTGTACAGCATGACTATCTCGTCGTGAGGTTGTTAACTGATATGAACGTCAGACATGTGATCGAGGAACGAAAAATGAAAGAAGCGTTTAAATACATTGGGCATGACTAA